A stretch of the Streptomyces ortus genome encodes the following:
- a CDS encoding solute symporter family protein encodes MTGNHQTLALLLFGVFVAITLGITTWVSRHRHGSAEEFYAGGRLFSPMENGFAIAGDYMSAASFLGISGLIALFGYDGLLYSVGFLVAWLVVLFLVAELVRNCGRFTLADVVAARMSERPVRIAAGTSSVTVSVLYLVAQMVGAGSLVALLLGGTSEAAQTWTVIGVGALMVVYVSFGGMRATTWIQIVKAVLLMGGAIALTVLVLVRFHGDFDQLLRTAAERSGHGKSFLAPGLKYGGDWTARLDFISLGLALVLGTAGLPHILSRFYTVPTARAARRSVVWSIGLIGGFYLMTIVLGFGAAAIVGPDAVRGSNAAGNTAVPLLALDLGGGASSTGGTVLFAVVAAIAFATILAVVAGITLASSASVAHDLYASLRRRRAKPRSEVAVARAAAVGVGVVAIALGLLARDLNVAFLVGLAFAVAASANLPVLLYSLFWRNFTTRGAVWSVYGGLVPALVLVVLSPVVSGSPGSLFPGVDLQYFPLDNPGLVSIPAGFVAGWLGTVTSTEAPDEARHAETEVRALTGAGAV; translated from the coding sequence GTGACGGGCAACCATCAGACGCTGGCCCTGCTGCTCTTCGGCGTGTTCGTCGCGATCACTCTGGGGATCACGACCTGGGTGAGCCGTCACCGGCACGGCTCGGCGGAGGAGTTCTACGCGGGCGGCCGGCTCTTCTCGCCGATGGAGAATGGTTTTGCCATCGCGGGCGACTACATGTCCGCCGCCTCCTTCCTGGGCATCTCTGGGCTGATCGCGCTCTTCGGCTACGACGGCCTGCTGTACTCGGTGGGGTTCCTCGTCGCGTGGCTGGTCGTCCTCTTCCTGGTCGCCGAACTGGTCCGCAACTGCGGACGGTTCACGCTCGCCGACGTCGTCGCCGCCCGGATGAGCGAGCGGCCGGTGCGCATCGCGGCGGGCACGTCCTCGGTGACGGTGTCGGTCCTCTACCTGGTCGCCCAGATGGTCGGAGCGGGCAGCCTGGTCGCGCTGCTGCTGGGAGGCACGAGCGAGGCGGCACAGACCTGGACGGTCATCGGCGTCGGCGCCCTCATGGTGGTGTACGTGTCGTTCGGCGGGATGCGGGCCACCACATGGATCCAGATCGTCAAGGCTGTCCTGCTCATGGGCGGGGCGATCGCGTTGACCGTGCTCGTACTGGTGCGGTTCCACGGGGACTTCGACCAGTTGCTGCGCACGGCCGCGGAGCGGAGCGGGCACGGGAAGTCGTTCCTGGCGCCCGGTCTGAAGTACGGCGGGGACTGGACGGCGCGCCTCGACTTCATCAGCCTGGGACTGGCTCTGGTGCTCGGCACGGCGGGCCTGCCGCACATCCTGTCGCGCTTCTACACCGTGCCGACGGCCCGTGCCGCCCGTCGCTCGGTCGTCTGGTCGATCGGGCTGATCGGCGGGTTCTACCTGATGACGATCGTGCTGGGGTTCGGAGCGGCGGCGATCGTCGGCCCCGACGCCGTACGCGGATCGAACGCGGCAGGGAACACGGCTGTTCCGCTGCTGGCGCTCGATCTTGGGGGCGGGGCCTCGTCCACCGGAGGAACGGTTCTTTTCGCGGTCGTCGCCGCGATCGCCTTCGCCACGATCCTCGCGGTGGTCGCCGGCATCACCCTCGCCTCCTCGGCTTCCGTCGCCCACGACCTCTACGCGTCGCTGCGGCGACGGCGTGCCAAGCCGCGCAGTGAGGTGGCCGTGGCACGGGCCGCCGCGGTCGGGGTCGGCGTCGTGGCCATCGCGCTCGGCCTGCTCGCACGCGATCTCAATGTGGCGTTCCTGGTGGGACTGGCCTTCGCGGTCGCCGCGTCGGCGAACCTGCCCGTCCTGCTGTACTCACTGTTCTGGCGGAACTTCACGACACGCGGCGCGGTGTGGTCCGTGTACGGGGGCCTGGTGCCCGCCCTGGTGCTCGTGGTGCTGTCGCCCGTGGTGTCGGGCAGCCCCGGTTCGCTGTTCCCGGGCGTCGACCTGCAGTACTTCCCGCTGGACAATCCGGGCCTGGTGTCCATTCCGGCGGGCTTCGTCGCGGGGTGGCTCGGCACGGTCACTTCGACGGAGGCGCCGGACGAGGCCAGACACGCCGAGACGGAGGTACGGGCGCTCACAGGAGCGGGGGCGGTCTGA
- a CDS encoding response regulator — protein sequence MIEVLVVDDDVRVARVNAAYVEKVAGFHVAAEAHSAAEALRQLEALPRLDLVLLDHYLPDETGLAVVQEMRRRGLQADVIMVTAARDISTVQAAMRHGALQYLVKPFAFAGLRAKLEAYAELRRTLDGGGEAEQAEVDRIFGALSTSTEPDLPKGHSPTTAEAVRQALVNAESPLSAQELAERTGLSRQTAQRYLKLLERTGRATLSLKYGDAGRPEHRYVWATRL from the coding sequence ATGATCGAGGTACTGGTCGTGGACGACGACGTCCGGGTCGCTCGGGTCAACGCCGCCTACGTGGAGAAGGTCGCGGGTTTCCATGTCGCGGCCGAGGCACACTCAGCGGCGGAGGCCCTGCGGCAGCTGGAGGCGCTGCCGCGGCTGGATCTGGTGCTGCTCGACCACTATCTGCCCGACGAGACGGGTCTGGCGGTCGTCCAGGAGATGCGGCGGCGGGGCCTGCAGGCCGACGTCATCATGGTGACCGCGGCCCGTGACATCAGCACGGTTCAGGCGGCGATGCGGCACGGTGCTCTGCAGTACCTGGTGAAACCTTTCGCCTTCGCCGGGCTGCGCGCGAAACTTGAGGCGTACGCCGAACTGCGCCGCACCCTCGACGGCGGCGGCGAGGCGGAGCAGGCCGAGGTCGACCGGATCTTCGGCGCCCTCTCCACGAGCACGGAACCGGACCTGCCCAAAGGACACTCCCCCACCACCGCGGAGGCGGTGCGCCAGGCTCTGGTGAACGCGGAGAGCCCTCTGTCCGCCCAGGAGCTCGCCGAGCGGACCGGCCTCAGCAGGCAGACCGCCCAGCGCTATCTGAAGCTGCTGGAGCGCACCGGCCGGGCCACCCTGAGCCTGAAGTACGGCGACGCGGGCCGCCCCGAACACCGCTATGTCTGGGCGACCCGCCTCTGA
- a CDS encoding ATP-binding protein — MSSTPPARRLRLGMPRRMFSQVLLMQVAIAAGVAVLATGLFLAPLSDQLDDQAMRRALAIAQTTAAQPQLADELTSTRPSTDGPVQAEAERIRRASGAEYVVVMDMHGVRWSHTNPAEIGGRVSTDPQQALAGREVMQIDDGTLGRSARGKVPLRDAEGDIVGAVSVGIEYDSVRARLVHAIPGLFAYAGGAMAVGALAAYLISRRVQRQTRDLAFSDIAGLLAEREAMLHGIREGVVALDREGRIRLLNDEARRLLGLGDEAVGQPLGTALGEGRTADVLAGTVGGTDLLTVRGQRVLVANRMPTDDGGAVATLRDRTELEQLGRELDSTRGLIDALRAQDHEHANRMHTLLGLLELEMFDDAVEFVGEVVGDHRATAEQITEKIHDPLLAALLVGKATVAAERAVALTVSDGTLLPDRLVDARGLVTIVGNLVDNALDAVAGTLHARVEVELRAEGRTAVLRVRDTGPGIPAGQHELIFTDGWSTKEPPAHRGRGIGLPLVRRLAERQGGSAQVAQAEGGGAEFTIVLPEALAEPAPASRPRSGPAPQESATTTKEEQR, encoded by the coding sequence ATGAGCTCCACTCCCCCTGCTCGACGACTCCGCCTCGGTATGCCCAGGCGGATGTTCTCGCAGGTCCTGCTGATGCAGGTGGCGATCGCCGCCGGAGTCGCCGTACTCGCGACGGGTCTGTTCCTCGCCCCTCTCAGTGATCAGCTGGACGACCAGGCGATGCGTCGCGCGCTCGCGATCGCGCAGACCACGGCGGCTCAGCCGCAGCTCGCCGACGAGCTGACGTCGACGCGCCCCTCGACGGACGGGCCCGTCCAGGCCGAGGCGGAGCGGATCCGCAGGGCGAGCGGCGCCGAGTATGTCGTGGTGATGGACATGCACGGCGTGCGCTGGTCGCACACCAACCCCGCCGAGATCGGGGGACGCGTCTCCACCGACCCGCAGCAGGCGCTGGCGGGCCGGGAGGTCATGCAGATCGACGACGGCACGCTGGGCCGCTCGGCACGCGGCAAGGTGCCGCTGCGCGACGCCGAAGGCGACATCGTCGGCGCGGTCTCGGTCGGTATCGAGTACGACAGTGTGCGGGCCCGCCTGGTCCATGCCATCCCCGGGCTCTTCGCGTACGCGGGCGGGGCGATGGCCGTCGGCGCGCTGGCCGCCTATCTGATCTCACGGCGGGTCCAGCGGCAGACCCGCGACCTGGCCTTCTCGGACATCGCGGGACTCCTGGCGGAACGTGAGGCCATGCTGCACGGCATCAGGGAGGGCGTCGTCGCGCTGGACCGCGAGGGCAGGATCCGGCTCCTCAACGACGAGGCCCGGCGGCTGCTGGGCCTCGGCGACGAAGCCGTGGGACAGCCGCTGGGCACGGCGCTCGGCGAGGGACGTACGGCCGATGTGCTGGCCGGGACCGTCGGCGGAACGGACCTGCTCACCGTACGCGGACAGCGGGTCCTGGTCGCCAACCGCATGCCCACCGACGACGGCGGCGCCGTCGCCACGCTGCGGGACCGCACGGAACTGGAGCAGCTGGGCCGCGAGCTCGACTCCACCCGCGGTCTGATCGACGCCCTGCGCGCCCAGGACCACGAACACGCCAACCGGATGCACACCCTGCTCGGTCTGCTGGAACTGGAGATGTTCGACGACGCGGTGGAGTTCGTCGGCGAGGTGGTCGGCGACCACAGGGCCACCGCGGAACAGATCACCGAGAAGATCCACGACCCGTTGCTCGCCGCCCTCCTGGTGGGCAAGGCCACCGTCGCGGCGGAGCGCGCCGTGGCCCTGACGGTCTCCGACGGGACGCTGCTTCCCGACCGGCTGGTGGATGCTCGGGGGCTCGTCACGATCGTCGGGAACCTCGTCGACAACGCGCTCGACGCCGTCGCCGGCACCCTCCACGCGCGCGTGGAGGTCGAATTGCGCGCGGAGGGGCGTACCGCCGTGCTCCGGGTGCGGGACACCGGGCCGGGGATCCCCGCCGGGCAACACGAGTTGATCTTCACGGACGGCTGGTCGACCAAGGAACCGCCCGCCCACCGGGGGCGCGGGATCGGTCTGCCGCTGGTGCGCCGGCTCGCTGAACGGCAGGGTGGCAGCGCACAGGTCGCGCAGGCGGAGGGCGGAGGCGCGGAATTCACGATCGTGCTGCCGGAAGCCCTCGCGGAACCGGCGCCCGCGTCCCGGCCGCGGTCCGGCCCCGCGCCGCAGGAATCCGCCACGACCACCAAGGAGGAGCAGCGATGA
- a CDS encoding sucrase ferredoxin has translation MSTCAKVSRDLEEPLAGTAATARTWLLVEQPGPWGAAALTSSHLDPVLGRALERAAEGTGVRVALIRRPGRHADCRKVAERQVYAAHTAPGNVWLHSATTSDPGRLLTLDFAALGRGLSGSFDTALDGRPHADDPLALVCTNGKRDRCCALLGRPLAAELAASGVSGAWEVTHLGGHRFSPTLLVLPFGYAYGRAGAHAVKEVLHGVREGRVVTERCRGSSAWERPGQAAELAVRTAVGEDAAGALSVVRTEGQAPHWEVTVAHTDGRHWLVSVGQGASQPPRAESCGSALGSPARMDVTAVRELSRTGAQGTTGPATR, from the coding sequence GTGAGTACGTGCGCGAAGGTCTCACGAGACCTGGAGGAGCCCCTCGCGGGGACCGCCGCCACGGCGAGGACGTGGCTGCTGGTCGAACAGCCCGGCCCCTGGGGCGCCGCAGCGCTGACATCGAGTCACCTGGATCCCGTGCTGGGCCGCGCCCTGGAGCGGGCCGCCGAGGGCACCGGCGTACGCGTCGCGCTGATCCGCCGCCCGGGACGCCACGCGGACTGCCGCAAGGTCGCCGAGCGTCAGGTGTACGCGGCCCACACCGCGCCGGGAAACGTCTGGCTGCACAGCGCCACCACGTCGGACCCGGGGCGGCTGCTCACCCTTGACTTCGCCGCGCTGGGCAGGGGTCTGTCCGGCTCTTTCGACACCGCGCTGGACGGCCGCCCCCACGCCGATGACCCGCTCGCCCTCGTGTGCACCAACGGCAAGCGCGACCGGTGCTGTGCCCTGCTCGGCCGCCCCCTCGCCGCTGAACTCGCCGCCTCCGGAGTGTCGGGAGCCTGGGAGGTCACGCACCTGGGAGGCCACCGCTTCTCACCCACCCTCCTCGTCCTGCCGTTCGGTTACGCGTACGGGCGCGCCGGGGCCCACGCCGTGAAGGAGGTCCTCCACGGCGTGCGCGAAGGGCGGGTCGTCACCGAGCGGTGCCGTGGCAGCTCCGCCTGGGAACGCCCCGGCCAGGCCGCGGAGCTGGCGGTGCGTACGGCGGTCGGCGAGGACGCGGCGGGCGCGCTGAGCGTGGTCCGTACCGAGGGCCAGGCCCCGCACTGGGAGGTGACGGTCGCCCACACCGATGGCCGCCACTGGCTCGTCTCGGTCGGCCAGGGCGCCTCCCAGCCACCCCGTGCGGAGAGCTGCGGCTCGGCTCTGGGCTCCCCGGCCCGTATGGACGTGACGGCGGTGCGTGAGCTGTCACGTACAGGCGCACAAGGCACCACGGGCCCCGCGACACGTTGA
- a CDS encoding citrate synthase translates to MTDQEAAPPYDGGGRRISTREAAELLGVKPETVYAYVSRGRLGSRNNPGGRGSTFDRKEVEALARRNRREPAMGSPASGALSVRTRITLIDKGRYYFRGVDATELAARHSYEEVAEWLWTGVLRAGATFTAPEASVAVARRAVDSLPEHTGPTDRLRVAAIAAATADPLRFDLSEQSVLGTARTLIPTLVAALPPKRHDQRDDGPLAHRLWTRLSGRDASPAALRALDTALALLVDHDLAASTLAVRVAASARAHPYAAVSAGLGVLEGPLHGAASRLAHRMLLDVLDHGTAAPVIADELRAGRRVPGLGHRLYTGEDPRARALFALLEDIPHAAPALAAAHDVVATTARHVPLHANVDLALAVLTASSGMSASAGETIFAVARTAGWIAHALEEYGEAPLRMRPSGHYVGDPPPQPLPEQ, encoded by the coding sequence ATGACGGATCAAGAAGCGGCCCCGCCCTACGACGGCGGCGGGCGCCGGATCAGCACCCGGGAAGCGGCCGAGCTCCTCGGCGTGAAGCCCGAGACGGTGTACGCCTACGTGAGCCGTGGCCGGCTCGGCAGCCGGAACAACCCGGGCGGTCGGGGCAGCACCTTCGACCGCAAGGAGGTGGAGGCTCTCGCGCGCCGCAACAGGCGGGAACCGGCGATGGGTTCACCGGCCTCGGGCGCGCTCTCCGTCCGCACCCGGATCACCTTGATCGACAAGGGCCGCTACTACTTCCGGGGCGTGGACGCGACCGAGCTCGCCGCGCGCCACTCCTACGAGGAGGTCGCGGAGTGGCTCTGGACGGGCGTTCTGCGCGCCGGCGCCACCTTCACGGCGCCCGAGGCATCCGTCGCGGTGGCGCGCCGCGCCGTCGACTCGCTGCCCGAGCACACGGGCCCCACCGACCGCCTCCGGGTGGCCGCCATCGCAGCCGCGACCGCCGATCCCCTGCGTTTCGACCTCTCCGAACAGTCCGTGCTCGGCACGGCCCGCACCCTGATCCCCACGCTCGTCGCCGCCCTCCCGCCCAAGAGGCACGACCAGCGGGACGACGGCCCGCTGGCTCACCGCCTGTGGACCCGGCTCAGCGGACGCGACGCCTCACCGGCGGCCCTGCGAGCCCTGGACACGGCCCTCGCGCTGCTCGTCGACCACGACCTGGCCGCCTCGACACTGGCGGTCCGGGTCGCGGCCTCGGCCCGCGCCCATCCGTACGCAGCCGTCTCGGCGGGCCTCGGCGTCCTCGAAGGCCCCCTGCACGGGGCGGCCAGTCGCCTGGCGCACCGGATGCTCCTGGATGTCCTCGACCACGGCACAGCGGCCCCGGTGATCGCCGACGAGCTGCGCGCGGGACGCCGCGTTCCCGGCCTCGGCCACCGCCTCTACACGGGCGAGGACCCACGCGCGCGAGCACTGTTCGCGCTCCTGGAGGACATCCCCCACGCCGCGCCGGCGTTGGCCGCGGCTCACGACGTCGTGGCCACGACCGCTCGTCACGTGCCGCTGCACGCCAACGTGGACCTCGCTCTCGCCGTCCTCACCGCCTCGTCCGGCATGTCCGCCTCGGCGGGCGAGACGATCTTCGCCGTGGCCCGGACAGCCGGCTGGATCGCCCACGCGCTGGAGGAGTACGGCGAGGCACCACTGCGCATGCGCCCGAGCGGCCACTACGTGGGAGATCCGCCACCTCAGCCCCTACCGGAGCAGTGA
- a CDS encoding citrate synthase, with protein MSINRAANGRDADAFVDVPRGLAGVVVTDTALGDVRGGEGFYHYRQYSAVELARSRGFEDVWHLLTHGELPDAAQSSAFAARTAELRRLPAEVRAALPAIAAASGRAGALAGMRTALSLFGAARGFRPVYDLGREERLADALAASAAVPTLLTALHRLGRGLAPVEPRDDLPYAANYLYMITGSEPQPALARAVEQYLISTIDHGFNASTFTARVIASTGADVAACLGGAVGALSGPLHGGAPSRALDTLDAIGTPDRIDSWIRERVLAGDRIMGFGHPVYRTEDPRSRMLREIAQGFGGPLVDFAVEVERQVEAILAELKPGRELHTNVEFYAGVVMELCGLPREMFTPTFAAARVVGWSANILEQAEDSKIIRPAARYVGPGAPVAVPAVA; from the coding sequence ATGTCGATCAACCGGGCCGCGAACGGCCGGGACGCAGACGCTTTTGTCGACGTCCCGCGAGGACTCGCGGGCGTCGTCGTCACCGATACCGCGCTGGGTGACGTCAGAGGGGGCGAGGGGTTCTACCACTACCGCCAGTACTCGGCCGTGGAACTCGCGAGGAGCCGCGGCTTCGAGGACGTATGGCATCTGCTGACGCACGGTGAACTGCCGGACGCGGCGCAGAGTTCCGCATTCGCCGCGCGAACGGCGGAACTGCGGCGGCTGCCCGCGGAGGTGCGGGCGGCACTGCCCGCGATCGCCGCGGCCAGTGGCCGGGCCGGAGCGCTCGCGGGGATGCGGACGGCGTTGTCCCTGTTCGGCGCGGCCCGTGGGTTCCGGCCGGTGTACGACCTCGGCAGGGAGGAGCGCCTGGCGGACGCGCTGGCGGCGTCGGCGGCCGTACCGACGCTGCTGACGGCGCTCCACCGGCTCGGGCGGGGCCTTGCTCCCGTCGAGCCGCGCGACGATCTGCCGTACGCCGCCAACTACCTCTACATGATCACGGGTTCAGAACCGCAACCCGCCCTGGCGCGGGCCGTGGAGCAGTATCTGATCTCAACCATTGATCACGGATTCAATGCGTCAACCTTCACGGCTCGGGTGATCGCGTCGACGGGGGCTGACGTGGCGGCCTGCCTCGGCGGGGCGGTGGGAGCCCTGTCCGGCCCGCTGCACGGCGGCGCGCCCAGCCGGGCCCTGGACACGCTGGACGCGATCGGAACGCCCGACCGCATCGACTCCTGGATCCGTGAACGGGTTCTGGCGGGCGACCGCATCATGGGCTTCGGCCATCCCGTCTACCGCACCGAGGATCCACGCTCGCGCATGCTCCGGGAGATCGCCCAGGGCTTCGGCGGCCCTCTGGTCGACTTCGCCGTCGAGGTCGAGCGCCAGGTGGAGGCCATTCTGGCGGAGCTCAAGCCGGGGCGTGAGCTGCACACCAACGTGGAGTTCTACGCGGGGGTCGTCATGGAACTGTGCGGTCTGCCGCGCGAGATGTTCACGCCGACGTTCGCGGCGGCCCGCGTGGTCGGCTGGAGCGCGAACATCCTGGAGCAGGCGGAGGACTCGAAGATCATTCGCCCGGCGGCGCGGTATGTGGGGCCGGGGGCGCCGGTGGCGGTACCGGCGGTCGCCTGA
- a CDS encoding CobW family GTP-binding protein has product MSQASPQQIPVLVLAGFLGSGKTTLLNHLLHRSGGSRIGAIVNDFGAIEIDAMAVAGALGDSTVSLGNGCLCCAVDASELDLYLDRLARPSSRIDVIVIEASGLAEPQELVKMLLASENPHIVYGGLVEVVDAAEFDATRVRHPEIDRHLALADLVVVNKADRTPDPDRVIRLVRTLADGAAVVPASYGRIDPEFLFDCRPTEERIGQLSFDDLHRQEDGDGDSGCAGDADEHLGHLHSAYESVSFTSEVPLAPRRLMDFLDSRPEGLYRIKGYVDFGAADQRNRYAVHAVGRFLRFYPEPWAADERLTQLVLIGSGIDAVALGKELEACKDDAPHADERSMWGVLRYVQEQEQEQEQEQEQEPEPEVDGDVDVAGRGGRADLPGGGG; this is encoded by the coding sequence TTGAGTCAGGCGAGTCCCCAACAGATCCCGGTCCTCGTCCTCGCCGGTTTTCTCGGTTCCGGGAAGACCACCCTTCTCAACCACCTTCTGCACCGAAGCGGCGGCAGCCGTATCGGTGCCATCGTGAACGACTTCGGCGCCATCGAGATCGACGCCATGGCCGTGGCCGGCGCGCTCGGCGACTCCACCGTCTCGCTGGGCAACGGGTGCCTGTGCTGCGCCGTCGACGCCAGTGAACTCGATCTGTACCTGGACCGGCTCGCCAGGCCCTCGTCCCGGATCGACGTGATCGTCATCGAGGCGAGCGGTCTCGCCGAGCCCCAGGAACTGGTGAAGATGCTCCTCGCCAGCGAGAACCCGCACATCGTCTACGGCGGACTGGTGGAGGTCGTCGACGCCGCCGAATTCGACGCCACCCGGGTCAGGCATCCCGAGATCGACCGGCATCTCGCCCTCGCCGACCTGGTCGTCGTCAACAAGGCGGACCGGACGCCGGACCCCGACCGCGTGATCCGGCTGGTGCGTACGCTCGCCGACGGTGCCGCTGTCGTACCCGCCTCGTACGGACGGATCGACCCCGAGTTCCTCTTCGACTGCAGGCCGACGGAGGAACGTATCGGCCAGTTGTCCTTCGACGACCTGCACCGGCAGGAGGACGGTGACGGCGACAGTGGGTGTGCCGGTGACGCAGACGAGCACCTCGGGCATCTGCACTCCGCCTACGAGTCCGTCTCCTTCACCTCCGAAGTGCCCCTTGCACCCCGGCGGTTGATGGACTTCCTCGACAGCAGGCCTGAGGGTCTGTATCGAATCAAGGGTTATGTTGACTTCGGTGCCGCCGATCAACGTAACCGGTATGCCGTGCATGCGGTGGGCCGGTTCCTGCGCTTCTACCCGGAACCCTGGGCCGCGGACGAGCGGCTGACCCAGCTCGTGCTCATCGGGTCCGGCATCGACGCCGTCGCGCTCGGCAAGGAGCTGGAGGCATGCAAGGACGATGCCCCCCACGCCGACGAACGCAGCATGTGGGGCGTCCTGCGTTACGTACAGGAGCAGGAGCAGGAGCAGGAGCAGGAGCAGGAGCAGGAGCCGGAGCCGGAGGTGGACGGAGATGTGGATGTGGCAGGTCGGGGTGGGCGGGCCGACCTGCCGGGCGGCGGTGGCTAG
- a CDS encoding DNA gyrase/topoisomerase IV subunit A translates to MARRSTKTPPSDDFEERILDIDVVDEMQGSFLEYAYSVIYSRALPDARDGLKPVHRRIVYQMNEMGLRPDRGYVKCARVVGEVMGKLHPHGDASIYDALVRLAQPFSMRLPLVDGHGNFGSLGNDDPPAAMRYTEARMADATSLMTESIEENTVDFAPNYDGQEQEPSVLPAAYPNLLVNGASGIAVGMATNMAPHNLGEVIAAARHLIRHPGADLETLMKYVPGPDLPTGGRIVGLTGIRDAYESGRGTFKIRATVSVENVTARRKGLVVTELPFTVGPEKVIAKIKDLVGSKKLQGIADVKDLTDRSHGLRLVIEIKNGFVPEAVLEQLYKLTPMEESFGINNVALVDGQPLTLGLKELLEVYLDHRFEVVRRRSEFRRTKKRDRLHLVEGLLVALLDIDEVIRLIRSSENSAQAKQRLIEHFSLSEIQTQYILDTPLRRLTKFDRIELETERDRLNGEIDELTGILESDAELRKLVSTELAAVAKKFGTDRRTVLLASSGSTATAVPLQVADDPCRVLLSSTALLARTANGDPFGESEGRRVKHDLIVSAVPATAQGEIGAVTSSGRLLRINVIDLPQLPETASAPNLSGGAPISEFLALEGDEQVVCLMTLDESSPGLAIGTQQGVVKRVVPDYPSNKEELEVITLKDGDRIVGGAELRTGEEDLIFITDDAQLLRYQASQVRPQGRPAGGMTGVKLTDGAKVISFTAVDPAADAVVFTVAGSRGTLDDSVQTTAKLTPFDQYPRKGRATGGVRCQRFLKGEDCLSLAWAGPAPARAAQKDGTPAELPEMDPRRDGSGVSLAKTVSVVAGPV, encoded by the coding sequence ATGGCCCGCCGCAGCACGAAGACCCCGCCTTCCGACGACTTCGAGGAGCGCATCCTCGACATCGACGTCGTCGACGAGATGCAGGGCTCTTTTCTTGAGTACGCGTACTCGGTCATCTACTCCCGAGCCCTGCCGGACGCCCGCGACGGCCTCAAGCCCGTGCACCGCCGCATCGTCTACCAGATGAACGAGATGGGGCTCCGCCCCGACCGCGGCTACGTGAAGTGCGCCCGCGTCGTCGGCGAGGTCATGGGTAAGCTCCACCCCCACGGCGACGCGTCGATCTACGACGCCCTGGTCCGCCTGGCCCAGCCCTTCTCCATGCGGCTGCCCCTGGTCGACGGCCACGGCAACTTCGGTTCGCTGGGCAACGACGACCCGCCGGCCGCCATGCGGTACACGGAGGCGAGGATGGCCGACGCCACCTCCCTCATGACGGAGTCGATCGAAGAGAACACCGTCGACTTCGCCCCGAACTACGACGGCCAGGAGCAGGAGCCGTCGGTCCTCCCGGCCGCGTATCCGAACCTCCTGGTCAACGGCGCGTCGGGCATCGCGGTCGGCATGGCGACGAACATGGCGCCGCACAACCTCGGCGAGGTCATCGCCGCCGCCCGCCACCTGATCCGCCACCCCGGGGCCGATCTCGAAACGCTCATGAAGTACGTCCCGGGCCCCGACCTGCCCACCGGCGGCCGGATCGTCGGTCTGACCGGGATCAGGGACGCGTACGAATCGGGCCGCGGCACCTTCAAGATCCGCGCGACGGTGTCCGTGGAGAACGTGACGGCGCGCCGCAAGGGCCTCGTCGTCACCGAACTGCCCTTCACCGTCGGCCCGGAGAAGGTGATCGCCAAGATCAAGGACCTGGTCGGCTCGAAGAAGCTGCAGGGCATCGCCGACGTCAAGGACCTCACGGACCGCTCGCACGGCCTGCGCCTGGTCATCGAGATCAAGAACGGCTTCGTACCGGAAGCGGTCCTGGAGCAGCTCTACAAGCTGACGCCGATGGAGGAGTCCTTCGGCATCAACAACGTGGCGCTGGTGGACGGCCAGCCGCTCACCCTGGGCCTCAAGGAACTGCTGGAGGTGTACCTCGACCACCGTTTCGAGGTCGTGCGCCGCCGCAGCGAGTTCCGCCGCACCAAGAAGCGCGACCGGCTGCATCTGGTCGAGGGCCTGCTCGTCGCGCTGCTGGACATCGACGAGGTCATCCGCCTCATCCGCTCCAGCGAGAACTCCGCCCAGGCCAAGCAGCGCCTGATCGAGCACTTCTCACTGAGTGAGATCCAGACGCAGTACATCCTGGACACGCCGCTGCGCCGGCTGACCAAGTTCGACCGCATCGAGCTGGAGACCGAGCGCGACCGGCTCAACGGCGAGATCGACGAGCTGACCGGCATCCTGGAGTCGGACGCCGAGCTGCGCAAGCTGGTGTCGACCGAACTGGCCGCGGTGGCCAAGAAGTTCGGCACCGACCGGCGTACGGTGCTGCTGGCGTCCTCCGGTTCCACTGCCACGGCCGTTCCGCTGCAGGTGGCGGACGACCCGTGCCGGGTGCTCCTGTCCTCCACGGCACTGCTCGCGCGTACGGCAAACGGTGACCCCTTCGGGGAGAGCGAGGGCAGGCGCGTCAAGCACGATCTGATCGTCTCCGCCGTCCCGGCGACGGCACAGGGCGAGATCGGCGCGGTCACGTCCAGCGGACGGCTCCTGCGGATCAACGTCATCGACCTTCCGCAGCTGCCCGAGACCGCCTCGGCGCCCAATCTCTCCGGGGGCGCGCCGATCTCGGAGTTCCTGGCGCTGGAGGGCGACGAGCAGGTGGTCTGCCTGATGACGCTCGACGAGTCGTCGCCGGGCCTGGCGATCGGCACCCAGCAGGGTGTGGTCAAGCGCGTGGTCCCGGACTATCCGTCGAACAAGGAGGAGCTGGAGGTCATCACCCTCAAGGACGGTGACCGGATCGTCGGCGGCGCCGAGTTGCGCACCGGCGAGGAGGACCTCATCTTCATCACCGACGACGCGCAGCTGCTGCGCTACCAGGCGTCCCAGGTCCGCCCGCAGGGGCGGCCCGCGGGCGGCATGACGGGTGTGAAGCTGACGGACGGGGCCAAGGTCATCTCGTTCACGGCCGTGGACCCGGCCGCGGACGCGGTGGTCTTCACCGTGGCGGGCTCTCGGGGCACGCTGGACGACTCGGTCCAGACCACGGCCAAGCTGACCCCGTTCGACCAGTACCCGCGCAAGGGCCGCGCCACGGGCGGCGTGCGCTGCCAGCGGTTCCTGAAGGGCGAGGACTGCCTGAGCCTGGCCTGGGCCGGCCCCGCTCCCGCACGGGCCGCGCAGAAGGACGGGACACCGGCGGAACTGCCGGAGATGGACCCGCGCCGCGACGGCTCGGGGGTCTCCCTGGCGAAGACGGTCTCGGTGGTGGCGGGCCCGGTCTAG